In Scomber japonicus isolate fScoJap1 chromosome 19, fScoJap1.pri, whole genome shotgun sequence, a single genomic region encodes these proteins:
- the LOC128380458 gene encoding progestin and adipoQ receptor family member 3-like, with translation MLLKMPQKLLKTAHYIELGSYQHWPVLIPQRIRLYTYDQIPLFLKENPYITDGYRAHLPSKLCLKSIFMLSNETVNIWSHLLGFLLFFSLGVNDLSTVLPASGANREDYVIYAIGLFCFQVCMLCSVGYHLFACHRSEKTCRRWLALDYAGISVGILGCYVPGIFYAFYCNAFWRQVYLLTVLSLILAVFCAQIHPRYLSNDWRRLRMAIFCCVAGISVIPACHWVWLNGGYTTDVVKLFLPRVMVMYLIAGCAFLFYVTKIPERCFPGQMNYLGASHQLWHILVVVMFYWWHQTAVHIMRFRHSQSCPVWSSSK, from the exons ATGCTGCTGAAGATGCCCCAGAAGCTGCTGAAGACTGCCCACTACATAGAGCTGGGCAGTTACCAGCACTGGCCGGTGCTGATACCCCAGAGGATAAGACTGTACACCTACGACCAAATCCCCCTGTTCCTCAAAGAAAACCCCTACATTACAGACGGCTACAGGGCTCATCTGCCCTCCAAACTCTGCCTGAAGAG TATTTTTATGCTATCTAATGAGACGGTGAATATCTGGAGCCACCTGCTgggcttcctcctcttcttctctctgggGGTCAACGACCTCTCCACAGTACTGCCAGCCTCAGGAGCTAACAGAGAGGACTACGTCATCTATGCTATTGGACTGTTCTGCTTCCAG GTGTGCATGTTGTGTTCAGTGGGGTATCACCTGTTCGCGTGCCACCGGTCAGAGAAGACGTGTCGTCGCTGGCTTGCATTGGACTATGCAGGCATCTCAGTCGGCATCTTGGGCTGTTATGTGCCTGGAATCTTCTACGCTTTCTACTGCAATGCT TTTTGGCGGCAGGTCTACCTGCTGACTGTGCTGTCGCTGATCTTGGCAGTCTTCTGCGCCCAGATCCACCCTCGTTACCTCAGCAACGACTGGCGGCGGCTGCGGATGGCGATCTTCTGCTGCGTGGCGGGCATCAGCGTGATCCCAGCGTGCCACTGGGTCTGGCTCAATGGAGGATACACCACTGATGTAGTTAAG CTGTTCCTGCCCCGTGTGATGGTGATGTACTTGATAGCTGGATGTGCTTTCCTGTTCTATGTCACCAAGATCCCTGAGCGCTGTTTCCCTG GCCAGATGAACTACCTGGGCGCCAGCCACCAATTGTGGCACATACTGGTGGTCGTGATGTTTTACTGGTGGCACCAGACCGCTGTACACATCATGCGCTTCAGGCACAGCCAGTCCTGCCCAGTCTGGTCCAGCAGCAAGTGA
- the slc26a1 gene encoding sulfate anion transporter 1: MEEVIKVTETTPTPLLERQVRQRQPTVSVLKSKLKQSVTCSVPRVRSTVTGFFPVVRWLPKYKLREYVWGDLMSGVIVGIILVPQAIAYCLLAGVEPIYGLYTSFYANIIYFIMGTSRHVSVGIFSLMSLMVGQVVYREVFKAGFDLSEDSSSYHVLNVSMGINPTAGEVHTVELMGMQCGKECYAISIAAAITFLAGIYQVMMAIFQLGFVSVYLSAPMLDGFATGASFTILTVQAKYLLGLKIPRHQGYGTVAVTWFNIFANIQNTNLCDLITSAICISVLVAGKEIQERYKDRLKIPLPTELIVVAGSTLASHYGGLNSRYDSSVSGHIPTGFIPPQVPNFSLMSQVALDAIPLAVISFAFTVSLSEMFAKKNGYTVRPNQEMLAIGFCNIIPSFFHCFTTSAALAKTMVKDSTGCQTQISSLISALVVLLVLLFFAPYFHALQKCVLACIIIVSLRGALRKFKDIPDKWRASRNDAIVWLVTMSATALISVELGLLVGIVFSMVCIIFKTQNPKVSLLGRANDTDLYEDMEEYKNLMPPPRVQVFRFQAPLYYANKESFLKSLYKTVGVEPFLEMTRRRKAEKKAKEMSMQQAKANGDTTNGEVVVGLVKRELDFHTIVLDCSAIPFIDSTGMATFKGLVKEYKEIGVSVVLASCNTSLIDTLQKGQFFGKNDKDMNSLLFHTVHAAVLHANSMPSAAECKSEDSVV, translated from the exons ATGGAGGAGGTCATCAAGGTCACAGAAACCACCCCGACACCTCTCCTGGAACGGCAGGTACGCCAGCGACAGCCCACAGTATCAGTCCTCAAATCCAAGCTGAAGCAAAGTGTGACATGCTCAGTGCCCAGAGTCCGATCCACCGTGACAGGGTTCTTCCCTGTGGTGCGCTGGCTGCCTAAATACAAGCTCAGAGAGTATGTCTGGGGTGATTTGATGTCCGGGGTCATCGTGGGTATCATCTTGGTACCACAGGCAATAGCCTACTGCCTGCTGGCTGGAGTGGAGCCCATCTATGGCTTATACACCTCATTTTACGCCAACATCATCTACTTCATCATGGGGACGTCTCGGCATGTTTCTGTTGGGATCTTTAGCCTCATGAGCCTCATGGTGGGACAG GTGGTGTACAGAGAGGTGTTCAAGGCCGGTTTTGACCTCAGTGAGGACTCATCTAGCTATcatgtgttaaatgtttcaaTGGGCATCAACCCCACAGCAGGTGAAGTGCACACTGTAGAGCTAATGGGCATGCAGTGTGGGAAAGAGTGTTACGCTATCAGCATTGCTGCTGCCATCACATTCCTGGCTGGTATCTATCAG GTCATGATGGCCATATTTCAGCTAGGCTTTGTCTCTGTCTATCTTTCGGCTCCCATGCTGGATGGTTTTGCTACAGGAGCCTCTTTCACCATCCTGACCGTGCAGGCAAAATACCTGTTGGGTCTAAAGATTCCTCGTCACCAGGGCTATGGCACAGTTGCTGTTACCTGGTTCAACATTTTCGCCAACATTCAAAATACCAACCTGTGTGACCTCATCACTAGCGCCATCTGTATATCTGTATTAG TGGCTGGGAAGGAGATCCAGGAACGCTACAAGGATCGTCTAAAGATTCCTCTTCCAACTGAGCTGATCGTAGTGGCCGGATCTACACTTGCCAGCCATTATGGGGGGCTGAACAGTCGTTATGACTCCAGTGTTTCTGGTCATATTCCCACAGGATTCATCCCTCCCCAGGTCCCGAACTTTAGTCTGATGTCACAAGTGGCACTGGATGCCATACCTTTAGCTGTCATTAG TTTTGCCTTCACGGTGTCACTGTCCGAGATGTTTGCTAAGAAAAATGGCTACACAGTTCGTCCCAACCAGGAGATGCTAGCCATCGGCTTCTGTAACatcattccctccttcttccactGTTTCACCACAAGTGCAGCTCTAGCAAAAACTATGGTCAAGGACTCAACTGGTTGCCAGACACAG ATATCAAGTCTGATCAGCGCCCTGGTTGTCcttctcgtcctcctcttcttcgCGCCTTACTTCCATGCTCTCCAGAAGTGTGTTCTTGCTTGTATCATCATTGTCAGCCTTCGTGGGGCACTGAGGAAGTTCAAGGACATCCCGGATAAGTGGCGTGCCAGCAGGAATGACGCCATTGTTTGGCTGGTCACCATGTCAGCCACGGCTCTGATCAGTGTGGAGCTGGGCCTCCTGGTCGGAATCGTTTTCTCCATGGTATGCATCATCTTCAAGACCCAGAACCCTAAG GTCTCTCTCCTTGGCCGGGCCAATGACACTGACCTTTACGAGGACATGGAGGAGTACAAGAACCTCATGCCACCACCTCGGGTTCAGGTCTTCCGCTTTCAGGCCCCTCTCTACTACGCCAACAAGGAATCCTTCCTCAAATCTCTCTACAAAACTGTAGGAGTTGAACCTTTCTTGGAGATGACTAGGAGgagaaaggcagagaagaaggcCAAAGAGATGTCCATGCAGCAGGCCAAGGCAAATGGGGATACAACCAACGGAGAGGTTGTTGTTGGACTGGTTAAAAGAGAACTTGATTTCCACACGATAGTTTTAGACTGCTCTGCTATCCCATTCATAGACTCGACAGGCATGGCCACGTTTAAGGGGCTGGTCAAGGAATATAAAGAGATTGGGGTGAGCGTGGTCCTCGCCAGCTGTAACACCTCACTTATCGATACCCTGCAGAAGGGACAATTCTTTGGGAAGAATGACAAAGACATGAACAGCCTGCTGTTTCATACAGTTCATGCTGCAGTTCTTCATGCAAACAGTATGCCTTCAGCAGCAGAGTGCAAGTCAGAAGACTCTGTGGTGTAG